A stretch of Triticum aestivum cultivar Chinese Spring chromosome 1D, IWGSC CS RefSeq v2.1, whole genome shotgun sequence DNA encodes these proteins:
- the LOC123182658 gene encoding vesicle-fusing ATPase, giving the protein MAGRGYQGRGAAGGAGAGVSMAVVSTPSQELALTNCAYVSPADIRRFPTALALVGDVLVFALRAHDAVATGSIALNAIQRRQVKVSAGDSITVSSFAPPDDFKLALLTLELEYTKARSNRAEDLDAVLLAQQLRKRFLDQVMTSGQRVPFEFYGTNYIFSVNQALLEGQEGSTPLDRGFLSSDTYIIFEAAPNSGIKVINQKEAASSKLFKDKEFNLEKLGIGGLSSEFTDIFRRAFASRVFPPHVVSKLGIKHVKGMLLYGPPGTGKTLMARQIGKLLNGKDPKIVNGPEVLSKFVGETEKNVRDLFLDAENDQKAQGDHSDLHVIIFDEIDAICKSRGSSRDGTGVHDSIVNQLLTKIDGVEALNNVLLIGMTNRKDLLDEALLRPGRLEVHIEINLPDENGRLQILQIHTSKMRESSFLSPDVNLQELAARTKNYSGAELEGVVKSAVSFALNRQISMDDLTKPLDEESIKVTMDDFVNGLHEITPAFGASTDDLERCRLHGIVDCGKAHQHIFQRAMLLVEQVKVSRGSPLVTCLLQGSAGSGKSALAATVGIDSDFAYVKIISAETMIGFSESSKCAQICKVFEDAYKSQFSIIILDDIERLLEFVAIGPRFSNLISQTLMVLLKRVPPKGKNLLVIGTTSETTFLDSIGMSGVFSVTYEVPKLTKEDAAKVLRHLNVFDEGDVETAAEALDDMPIKKLYTLVEMAAQGPQGGSAEAIYAGEEKIDLNHFFSILSDIIRY; this is encoded by the exons ATGGCGGGGAGGGGCTACCAGGGCCGCGGCGCggccggcggcgccggcgccggcgtgtcCATGGCGGTGGTGAGCACGCCCAGCCAGGAGCTGGCGCTCACCAACTGCGCCTACGTCTCCCCCGCCGACATCCGCCGCTTCCCCACCGCCCTCGCCCTCGTCGGCGACGTCCTCGTCTTCGCCCTGCG TGCCCACGATGCCGTTGCTACTGGAAGCATCGCCTTGAATGCCATTCAGCGTCGACAGGTGAAGGTTTCGGCTGGGGATTCTATTACCGTGAGCAG TTTTGCTCCTCCTGATGATTTCAAGCTGGCATTGCTCACATTGGAGCTAGAGTATACTAAGGCAAGGTCCAACCGAGCTGAGGAT CTGGATGCCGTCTTGCTTGCCCAACAACTCCGGAAGAGATTTCTGGATCAG GTCATGACAAGTGGGCAACGAGTGCCATTTGAATTTTATGGAACAAACTACATATTCAGTGTCAATCAAGCTTTGCTAGAGGGTCAAGAAGGTTCCACGCCGTTGGACAGAGGATTCCTGTCAAGTGACACATACATCATATTTGAGGCGGCTCCTAATTCAGGAATCAAG GTTATCAACCAAAAGGAAGCAGCTAGCAGCAAGCTTTTCAAAGATAAAGAGTTTAACTTGGAAAAATTGGGGATAGGTGGGTTAAGTTCTGAATTCACAGACATTTTCCGTAGGGCATTTGCTTCAAGGGTGTTTCCTCCTCATGTTGTCAGCAA ATTGGGCATTAAACACGTAAAGGGTATGTTGCTATACGGGCCTCCTGGTACTGGCAAGACCCTCATGGCCCGTCAGATTGGAAAACTGTTGAATGGAAAGGACCCGAAG ATTGTGAATGGACCTGAAGTGTTGAGCAAATTTGTTGGAGAAACAGAGAAGAATGTGAGAGATTTGTTTCTTGATGCTGAAAATGACCAGAAGGCGCAAG GTGATCATAGTGACCTCCATGTTAtcatttttgatgaaattgatgctatcTGCAAG TCTAGAGGGTCTAGCAGAGATGGTACAGGCGTACATGATAGCATTGTAAACCAGCTGCTTACAAAG ATAGATGGTGTTGAGGCGTTGAATAACGTGTTGCTTATTGGAATGACCAACCGTAAGGATTTACTTGACGAAGCTTTATTGAG ACCAGGACGACTGGAAGTTCATATCGAGATAAACTTGCCTGACGAGAATGGTCGTTTGCAAATTCTTCAAATTCATACAAGCAAGATGAGGGAGAGCTCTTTCCTTTCTCCAGATGTTAATCTTCAAGAGCTAG CTGCACGGACAAAGAACTACAGTGGAGCAGAGTTGGAAGGTGTTGTTAAAAGTGCAGTTTCATTTGCTTTGAACCGGCAGATAAGCATGGATGATCTCACTAAACCTCTGGACGAGGAAAGCATTAAGGTTACTATGGATGATTTTGTGAATGGACTTCATGAAATTACTCCCGCATTTGGTGCTTCAACTGATGACCTCGAAAGATGCAG GTTGCATGGTATTGTTGACTGTGGCAAGGCACACCAGCACATTTTTCAGAGAGCTATGCTTCTGGTGGAACAAGTTAAAGTTAGCAGAGGTAGCCCACTTGTGACCTGTCTATTGCAAGGTTCTGCTGGAAG TGGTAAATCAGCTTTGGCCGCTACTGTTGGTATTGACAGTGATTTTGCTTATGTCAAAATT ATATCTGCGGAGACAATGATTGGTTTCAGTGAAAGCAGCAAGTGTGCACAGATTTGCAAG GTTTTTGAGGATGCTTACAAATCTCAGTTCAGTATCATAATTCTTGACGACATTGAAAG GTTACTGGAGTTTGTTGCCATCGGACCACGTTTTTCAAATCTGATATCGCAAACTCTTATGGTCCTCCTCAAGAGGGTTCCTCCTAAG GGAAAGAACTTGCTTGTTATTGGAACAACAAGTGAGACAACATTTCTAGACTCCATTGGTATGTCGGGTGTGTTCTCGGTAACCTATGAGGTTCCCAAACTGACAAAGGAGGATGCTGCAAAG GTGTTGCGACATTTGAATGTGTTCGACGAAGGGGATGTTGAgacagcagcagaagcgctggacgat ATGCCGATCAAGAAGCTGTACACGCTTGTCGAGATGGCTGCGCAGGGGCCACAAGGGGGAAGCGCGGAAGCCATCTATGCCGGAGAGGAAAAGATAGACCTCAACCATTTCTTTAGCATCTTGAGCGACATCATCCGCTACTGA
- the LOC123182659 gene encoding periodic tryptophan protein 2 produces MNYRFQNLLGAPYRGGDAVFAGDSSVLLSAVGNRVATTDLAAASSLTLPFESSANIARLATSPSGDFLLACDDKGRALYANLRRRAVLHRVSFKAAPSAVRFSPDGQFIAVAVGKLVQIWRSPSFRREFFPFHLLRTFPGFAAGVTSFDWSPDSASLLVACKDLTARLLPVKRGTGNKPFLFLGHRAAVVGAFFATDKKTGRVHGVYTVSKDGAIFTWNLVEGDDAASPPSPGTPEQESEQNGEPEIDAGNRKRKSLGELEEPSTTPLHLAKWELQKKNFFMQAPAKLTACDYHRDLDMVVVGFSNGVFGLYQMPDFVCHCQLSISREKITTAIFNSLGNWLVFGCAKLGQLLVWEWRSETYILKQQGHYFDVNCIAYSPDSQLIATGADDNKVKVWTAATGFCFITFSEHTNAVTAVHFMANNHSLLSASLDGTIRAWDLFRYRNFKTFTTPSPRQFVSLTADQSGEVICAGTLDSFEIYVWSMKTGRLLDVLSGHQGPVHGLMFSPISAILASSSWDKTVRLWDVFESKGAVETFQHSHDVLTLAYRPDGRQIACSTLDGLINFWDPFDGLLMYTIEGRRDISGGRLMTDRRSAANTSIGKYFTTLCYSADGSYILAGGNSKYICMYDIGEQVLLRRFQITRNLSLDGVLDFLNSKNMTDAGPLDLIDDEDSDVEDGIDQQTRGSLGHGLPGSMANRGRPIARTKCVKFAPTGRSFAAATTDGVLLYSVDESFIFDPTDLDIDVTPEKVEEALAENQQQRALVLSLRLNEDSLITKCIFAVDPSNVRAICSSVPFKYLQRLIDAFADLLESCPHLEFILLWAQELCKVDGSYIQQNSRTLLPALKSLQKSITKLHQDLADTCSSNEYMLKYLSSAGTKS; encoded by the exons ATGAACTACCGCTTCCAGAACCTGCTGGGCGCGCCGTACCGCGGCGGCGACGCCGTCTTCGCGGGGGACTCCTCCGTGCTCCTCTCGGCGGTCGGCAACCGGGTCGCGACCAccgacctcgccgccgcctcctccctcacccTCCCCTTCGAGTCCTCCGCCAACATCGCCCGCCTCGCCACCTCCCCCTCGGGCGATTTCCTCCTCGCCTGCGACGACAAGGGCCGCGCGCTCTACGCCAacctccgccgccgcgccgtcctccACCGCGTCTCCTTCAAGGCCGCCCCCTCCGCCGTCCGCTTCAGCCCCGACGGCCAGttcatcgccgtcgccgtcgggAAGCTCGTCCAGATCTGGCGCTCGCCCTCCTTCCGCAGGGAGTTCTTCCCCTTCCACCTCCTCCGCACCTTCCCCGGCTTCGCCGCCGGGGTCACCTCCTTCGACTGGTCCCCCGACTCCGCCTCCCTCCTCGTCGCCTGCAAGGACCTCACCGCCCGCCTCCTGCCCGTCAAGCGGGGCACCGGGAACAAGCCCTTTCTCTTCCTTGGCCACCGCGCGGCTGTCGTCGGCGCCTTCTTCGCCACCGATAAGAAGACGGGCAGAGTCCACGGGGTCTACACGGTTTCAAAGGACGGAGCTATCTTTACATGGAATTTGGTGGAGGGCGATGATGCTGCATCTCCGCCTTCACCCGGGACACCGGAGCAGGAATCAGAGCAGAATGGTGAGCCGGAAATTGATGCTGGGAACAGGAAGAGGAAGAGTTTGGGAGAACTGGAAGAGCCCAGCACTACTCCACTTCATTTGGCAAAGTGGGAGTTGCAGAAGAAGAACTTCTTCATGCAGGCACCTGCTAAGTTAACAGCCTGCGATTACCACCGGGATCTTGACATGGTGGTGGTTGGGTTCTCTAACGGGGTATTTGGGCTGTACCAGATGCCGGACTTTGTGTGCCACTGCCAGCTGTCAATATCAAGGGAGAAGATCACTACTGCTATTTTCAACAGCTTGGGGAATTGGCTAGTTTTTGGGTGTGCCAAGCTTGGGCAACTGCTGGTGTGGGAGTGGCGGTCAGAGACCTACATTTTGAAGCAGCAGGGTCACTACTTTGATGTGAACTGCATTGCATACTCACCAGATTCTCAGTTAATTGCTACTGGAGCTGATGATAACAAAGTCAAG GTCTGGACGGCTGCCACTGGGTTTTGTTTCATAACATTTTCCGAGCATACAAATGCTGTTACTGCAGTTCATTTTATGGCGAATAACCATTCTCTTCTCAGTGCCTCCCTTGATGGGACTATTCGAGCATGGGATCTGTTCCGTTATCGTAACTTCAAGACATTTACGACCCCTTCACCTAGACAATTTGTTTCTTTAACGGCAGATCAGAGTGGGGAAGTAATTTGTGCTGGAACACTTGATTCATTTGAG ATTTATGTTTGGTCAATGAAGACCGGTCGTTTATTGGATGTACTCAGTGGCCATCAAGGACCCGTTCATGGTCTAATGTTTTCACCAATCAGT GCTATTTTGGCTTCATCATCGTGGGACAAGACCGTTCGTCTTTGGGATGTATTTGAGAGCAAGGGTGCTGTGGAAACATTTCAACACTCACATGATGTTCTTACCTTGGCTTATCGTCCTGACGGAAGGCAGATTGCATGCAGCACACTAGATGGCCTAATCAATTTCTGGGATCCTTTTGATGGCTTATTGATGTATACAATTGAAGGTCGCAGGGATATTTCTGGTGGGCGCCTCATGACAGATAGAAGATCTGCAGCTAATACAAGTATAGGAAAGTACTTCACGACACTGTGCTATTCTGCCGATGGAAGCTATATTTTAGCAGGAGGAAACAGCAAATATATCTGCATGTACGATATTGGAGAACAG GTGCTGTTGCGTAGATTCCAGATCACTCGCAATCTTTCATTGGATGGAGTTCTTGATTTTCTGAATTCAAAAAATATGACTGATGCTGGTCCACTAGATCTAATCGATGACGAAGATAGTGATGTTGAGGATGGAATTGATCAACAGACAAGAGGTAGCCTGGGGCATGGTTTACCTGGATCCATGGCAAATCGTGGAAGGCCCATAGCTCGGACAAAATGTGTGAAATTTGCTCCAACAGGAAGATCTTTTGCTGCAGCGACCACTGATGGTGTTCTGTTGTACTCGGTTGATGAATCATTTATTTTTGATCCAACGGATCTTGACATTGATGTTACTCCTGAG AAAGTGGAGGAAGCTCTTGCAGAAAACCAACAACAGAGAGCCCTTGTACTGAGCCTCCGGTTAAACGAAGACTCCTTGATTACGAAATGCATCTTTGCTGTGGATCCATCCAATGTACGAGCAATCTGCTCATCAGTACCCTTTAAGTATCTTCAGAGATTGATCGATGCATTCGCTGACCTCCTGGAAAGCTGCCCCCATCTGGAATTCATCCTGCTCTGGGCTCAG GAGCTTTGCAAGGTTGATGGAAGCTACATCCAGCAGAACTCCAGGACCTTGCTTCCTGCTCTCAAGTCGTTGCAGAAATCTATAACAAAACTACACCAGGATCTGGCGGACACTTGTTCCTCCAACGAGTACATGCTCAAATACCTGAGCTCTGCTGGGACAAAGAGTTAG